The Echinicola rosea genome has a segment encoding these proteins:
- a CDS encoding mannose-1-phosphate guanylyltransferase — protein sequence MSRIVNVVLSGGVGSRLWPLSRKSRPKQYLPIFEGKTLFQKTVARNRLYADEILVVGNKDNYELTRKDMEGDNLGPYTELVEASPRNTAAAIAFSAFHCQEEDILFVTPSDHLISPGDAYEAAVKRAIALATEENIVTFGLKPSHPETGYGYIEALGEDVKEFHEKPGLERANYFFKNGGYLWNSGMFCFKAGVFLEELRKYETEIFDQAYAAYMLKKQIFLPQKESLQIPSLSVDYAVMERSKKIKVVSADFEWSDMGSFEAIYDYFKEMGHYLDGSGNMVIGTNTHIEFTGLTNTLLIFTNDAVLALKKENSQEVKEVFQRLENERPELVR from the coding sequence ATGAGCAGGATTGTTAATGTGGTGCTTTCAGGTGGTGTAGGGAGTAGGCTATGGCCGCTTTCCAGAAAAAGCCGCCCAAAGCAGTATTTGCCGATTTTCGAGGGCAAAACGTTGTTTCAAAAGACGGTGGCCAGAAACCGACTGTATGCTGATGAGATACTGGTGGTGGGCAATAAAGATAATTATGAGTTGACCAGAAAGGACATGGAAGGCGATAATCTTGGTCCTTATACTGAGCTTGTGGAGGCCAGCCCAAGGAATACTGCTGCTGCCATTGCCTTTTCGGCTTTTCACTGCCAAGAAGAGGATATACTTTTCGTGACACCATCGGATCATCTTATCTCTCCGGGAGACGCTTATGAAGCAGCGGTGAAGCGAGCCATTGCGCTGGCTACAGAGGAAAATATCGTCACATTCGGGCTTAAGCCTAGCCATCCCGAGACGGGCTATGGCTATATCGAGGCATTGGGAGAAGATGTCAAGGAATTCCATGAAAAGCCTGGGCTGGAAAGAGCAAATTACTTTTTCAAAAACGGAGGTTATTTGTGGAATTCGGGCATGTTTTGCTTCAAAGCAGGCGTTTTTCTGGAGGAGCTGAGAAAGTATGAAACGGAGATTTTTGACCAAGCTTACGCTGCCTATATGCTCAAGAAGCAAATCTTCCTCCCCCAAAAAGAGTCGCTTCAAATCCCGTCACTTTCTGTGGATTATGCAGTGATGGAGCGATCAAAGAAGATAAAAGTCGTGTCCGCAGACTTTGAGTGGTCCGATATGGGGTCGTTTGAGGCAATTTACGATTACTTTAAGGAAATGGGACATTACTTGGATGGATCCGGCAATATGGTAATCGGAACCAATACCCATATAGAATTTACCGGCCTTACCAATACGCTTTTGATATTTACCAATGATGCGGTGT